TTCGATTTCAACTAACCGCTTTTCAATCAGCTCCTGTTTTCTTGTGGACTGCAAAATAGGTCATGGCAAAGGCTATTTCAACTTTGCGGGGATCACCGTTTTGGGCGACTAAGTAGCAGGCGTAACGGGTTAGGGCGATGTCTTCGATTTCACGTTTAGTAGCTGAACCTATGTCCACCATTTTGTTGACGTCAGGAAAATGGTCATCGATTGATTGACCGGCGTTGCTACAAGCCGTTTTAGCCTTTGAAATTACCTTATCGAAATTGCACCATTCGGTGTAGCCCAGCAATTGCTGCAGGTTTCGCGCCAGCCAGTATTCAACGCTGTCTTCTATACGGGCATAATCCTCAAATTGGCCGTGAAGTCTGGTGATAATCTCTTTTTCAATTAAGCCTCCTTATTTTTTGCCGGGTAAACCAGATAATTACCTCAGGCACTTGAATAGTCAAGATCGCAAGGAGGGTCTTGACCTACAAGCTAACATATACTATATTAATAGGTGAAATTCATATAATTTATCTTTTTACTATTTTATATCTTTTTGCTATTTGAGGAGCCCTTTTAATGATTTTATTTGTATTAATTAGATTTAAAAGATCATTAGGCGATATTGCTCTTCCTTTTAATTCAGGATTTCCTGAATCATTTATCCAGGATAAAAGATTTTTTTCTCTGGTTACAAGATAATCAGCTATATTCAGATATATAACCTGTTCAATATCAAAATAATCATTAGCTTGAACCTTTCTTTTATTTAAAGTCATCTGACAATTATATTTCCAATTAACATCGATAAAATATTTTAAAGATGGTAATACCGAAAATATATTTTTCCTATTAATTGATTTATTAAAAGCTTTAACTTCAAATCTTTCCAATATACTAGGAATTAAAACATTATAATCATCTTCCTTTGGTAAACTTTGAAGTCGACTCTTAATTTCTTTTAAATTATTTGACTTCCTATAATCTTTAAAAATTTGTATCATGTTTTTTTGTCTAAGTGATTTATTATGTTTAATTCTAACAAGTTCTTTTAAGGTCTCATCTTGCATCTTTTTTAAAGTATTTTTAAAATCTGAAAGGCTTTTTAAGTTGATAAAGAATCTAATATATTTAAGAATATTTAATATTTCTTCTTGTTTTGAAGCTAGGTTTAATTGACCTATTGCATCTTGAATATGGGATTTTGAGCTTAAGAACAATGATCCCCCTAATGTGCTTTTATAAATATTTTTTATATATTTTTGTCTTTTGATTAATTCCTCAACCGTGTTTATACCTTTTAGATATTCATAAAAATTAATATCAGTAAAATGAGGAATAATCTTAGGTTTACTTTTTTCAAAATTATCTATGATATTTGAATAATTATTCTGATCAATCAAAAAAGAATGAGCGTTGGTGTCAAAAATTATAAATATGTCATTTTCATTAGTATCTTGTTCGATAAAAAGCTTATTATCAAATACTTTTGCTATGGGCGTATCTTTATTTAAGCAACAATGTTTATATTTTTTCCCACTTCCACAAAAACAAGTTTCATTTCTTTTTATTTTCCCCATAATATAATCAATATAAGGGAGTAGCAAAAATAGGTCAAGTCCACATTGAGGTGCTAGACCTACTATACTTATAAAAAAGGGCGTATGCAATACGCCCCTAC
This genomic stretch from Candidatus Zixiibacteriota bacterium harbors:
- a CDS encoding SEC-C domain-containing protein, with product MMGKIKRNETCFCGSGKKYKHCCLNKDTPIAKVFDNKLFIEQDTNENDIFIIFDTNAHSFLIDQNNYSNIIDNFEKSKPKIIPHFTDINFYEYLKGINTVEELIKRQKYIKNIYKSTLGGSLFLSSKSHIQDAIGQLNLASKQEEILNILKYIRFFINLKSLSDFKNTLKKMQDETLKELVRIKHNKSLRQKNMIQIFKDYRKSNNLKEIKSRLQSLPKEDDYNVLIPSILERFEVKAFNKSINRKNIFSVLPSLKYFIDVNWKYNCQMTLNKRKVQANDYFDIEQVIYLNIADYLVTREKNLLSWINDSGNPELKGRAISPNDLLNLINTNKIIKRAPQIAKRYKIVKR